In Peromyscus eremicus chromosome X, PerEre_H2_v1, whole genome shotgun sequence, the sequence tttctgtatgctgccaatatgtgttgctctgattagttgataaataaagccgtttggcctatgtcaaggcagcttagaggcaggcaagaaattcagagagacaggaaaaagagaTGCCAGAGAGCCACCTAAGGAGTAACATGTAATGGGacccaggtaaagccatggaacatatggCAATAcgtagattaatagttatgggcttgccgggcgttggtggcacacggctttaatcccagcactcgggaggcagagccaggcggatctctgtgagttcgaggccagcctgggctaccaagtgagttccaggaaaaggcgcaaagctacacagagaaaccctgtctcgaaaaaccaaaaaaaaaaaaatagttatgggctaatttaagatatatgagCTAGCTaacaaaaagcttgagccatggccatgcagttataattaatataagcctctgtgtgtatacttgggcgatgtgagtgggagagatttgtcccaaccaccagcaggccaggacataggaaatcttctgactataGTCCAGGAGCTATGGGAAAGGAAAATTCATATtatgcacttaaaaaaaattagttaatgGTAAAAAATAACAACTTGCATGCATATCCTAGCTTGCaatttatatgtgcatatttaaGAGGGAGTGTGTGGAGAGGTCAGTAAATTGAAAAAAGGGCCTTGAgagtctaaaaaataaaacagagtatAAGGAAGGTGTGGGTAGTGTAATGCatgatgtaaaaaaaaagtcaatattgGACTGGGgtgaggagcagagaggaagagcaCAGAAGGAGATGTGAAAGGGCTAATCAAAACTAGGTGTGTTTGAAAACTGATAAAGAAATCTGCTAATTTGTAAggtaattaaaaagcaaaataataataaaatattttaagtgttgcTACACAAaactatactttaaaaatgaaacccattattatgtgtCACAATTAGACCCATTatcatgtataattaatataataaacataTGCTAATACAACCTTAAAACATTTAACAGGGAAAAGTTGAACATTTTCTCTCTAAGACCTGAAACAAGACAAATTtgattagtttcttttctttttaaattttcgattaaaatttttttgagtttatactttaattacaacatttctcccaaAGCTGTGAACTTTCCAAAGTTTAAGTCACACAGCATGGAGAGTCCCACAAACCAAGAAAAACTGGATGGCAGCCAGGCTCTGAGAATTACAGGAATTCCCCACCAATAAAATGGTAGAATTTGGAAGATCTATCCGTCTCCATGAACAAAGTCTCAGAATGCCTAGTGCCACATTTTCCCAtgaattttacttaaaattgGAACACACAGAAGAATCTGGAGATTACTACatcaaaggaaaggaaacaaaacaaaacaaacaaacccaaacattGCATCCAATACAAAAGGACACAAAAATAAGGAAGAGTGAAGTATCaatacatgtttatttatttatttattttttggagatGAAAGTCAGTGGGCTGTGGAAAATTTTGTTAAATTCTACTCAATGGCCAGACATTAAAGAGCTCAGAGCCTGGCCAAGTCTCCAGTAACAGAATcccttgtgtcaatattttgcatatttttacTCTGTAGATTTGAAGTCCCTatattttccattctttcttcatttctctgcTATGGATAAAATATGTGGTTAAGGTCCTTAACTGATAAATTACTTGAAAcgaaaacaaatatatatgtatatgactaTATAGTCATAATATATAAATTGGAGTATATAAACATCAATATAAAGTACATCCgtatttatatatgaaatgtataaaaataaatacatatccacatataaaatatataaaaataaatatatccatatatgaaaaatataaacaatatatatacatatatataaatacaatattaaaCTTCAAACAGATAATTTCTAAGATCCATCAGAACCAACAGAtgttctgacatgagacagaatttgttttcatttttccaagTCTCTGGATTAGGCTGTATGGTATCATCTTTCTTTAATCATGTAGAGGGTATAAAAATGCACTGCACTTAATGAATAAGAAAGAACTTACATTTTGATAAAGCTGTTGGAAATGTGGAACGATGAACCTGAATTTGTGTAAGGCCATATGGAATTTTCCAGAAGGGTCCCTCAGAAAATAGGATTAATGTGTTGTTGTTATTGGGTCTCAAGGAAAATTCAGAAGGACTTTAATGAGTGCTTGTAATGTTTTAGGTAATTTTCCACTTTGTGAGGTATTAAATGAAGACTGATCTTGGTTGATTTATCTTTGAATTTTATACAACACTATTTTCATTCTAAAGAACACTGGAATTCTGTGGAAAAGTAGAGATTTCTCAAGAAATCCATGGAGGACATTGATGTTTGTAGGTAAGGTCGACCTTGTACCATGGAATTGAGTTATTTCACAGGGAATCAAAAACACATAAGTAGGCAATAATCAAGAAGGAGatacataaaaatgtaataagaatCAAATATACATGGTACACAATGAAGCAAGACGAAAATACATGAAGAGCCTTTGTGGCCATGGGTTGGGTGACCATTTCTTATTTAAAGTCTTTGgaatcttgaaaaataattttaaaaacataaatattgaaTGATGTATTTGGGCAAATATTTGCAAATCCTTCTACTGACCAAAGGTTTGAATGGAGAAAATGTAGAGAAATCATCAGACAGAATCAGGAGAAAATTAGCAACTGACTGTAAGTTGCATAAATGGTTCAGAGACATATTTGTCAAATAACATACACTAATAACAAACAGATataaatgtgtacatatatttagTATTGAAAATATAAAGTTAGAATAAGCTATGACCATTATCATGACATGATATCAACAACTGAGCCATAAAACAATGAGAATTTACATCATTAAAAAGTTTTACattgtcgggtggtggtggtgcacacctttaatctccagcactgaggaggcagaggcaggtggatctctgtgaatttaaggccagcctggtctacagagctagttccaggacatagggctgttacacagggaaatcctgtctcgaaaaacaaacaaacaaacaaacaaacaaacaaaaattttcacaTTGTTGATGAGAATATCAAGTTATAAAAATGTTTCATATCAGGAATCAAAATTGTAAATTTTTGCCCAGGAGATAAAACAGCACACTTCTTCACGAAGGCTTTTACATGAACATTCTAACATTACAGAATGTTCCAGAAATACATGTGTAGTGATATTTAATTGAATGAAAAGTGATTAATATCCATATTGTATTCAGTGGTCAAAGGGTCTGCCTGATGGAGAATTTATCATAGTTAAAAAAACAAGAGTCAAAAAACCCACATTTTCCACTTCTTCCAAATGAGAAACTTGGACTTTAGGGACatgaatgtttgtgttttttgacaGCCTTCCCACATCCACAGTGGCCAGAAAGTTCAATTTCATGGCTTAAATCAAATTGGTCTCATCAGGAAGCTATCAGAAAAACAGAATTGTTGTCCATGGCTGTTGCTGCCAACCAGGATATATCAGAATTTCACTGTGGACAATCCATCCACCACATCTCAGGCCAAAGATAAATACTATAAAAGGTGGAGAAGATTCTGGGTCTTTCCAACACCTGTCAGACTCCAAACTCTGTCAGAAGCAGGGAATCCAGGCTCTATCATGGTGAAGTTCCTGCTGCTCGCTCTTGTGTTAGGTTTGTCCTGTGCACATCATAACAATCCTGACATCACTCCCTCAGAGGTATGTGCATTTGGGGATGAAAGGGTCTGGTGTGTTTATATACACCCTGAGTTTGGTTTGAGCGTGTTCATCATACATCATAAAATATATCCCGATACCATATCCAAAACCTATCTGTAATtcaatctgtgttttccaactCCTTACATGCTTTCAATGAGATCTGTCTACAGCGTGAAGGAAGGTTAAGATGAGAAAATTCCAGATTGGATTTTCCCTGTAGTTGATTGACACAGTGTGAACTGTATCCCAGTGTCCCAGGTTCTAGTGTGAAGGAGTGATGATGTCATCTCACGATTTACTCTCCAGGAAGAAGACATCTACATTTCACTAGGTCTACTTGTTGACTGACctaaaatatatgtaataattaGGATGAATGTTGCTgaaaaaaacaggaaatggaTTGACTAACCGACATTCAAAATGGGTCTGTGCTCCTTAGGTTGACGGGAATTGGCGCACCCTTTACATAGGTGCAGATAATGTGAAGAAGGTACTCACAGGTGGACCTTTGAGAGCTTACTTTCAGCACATGGAGTGCAGTGACGAATGCCAGACACTCACAATCACATTCAAAGTCAAGTAAGTGACATTCACCCAATGCACAGGGACAGGACTGAGAAATAGAAACATGAATGTCATTGTGAAATTTTCACTCAAATACGTGGGTTATGCATGAAAAATGGAGTTGGTCTCCTAGGTGTATTCAGAGAACAGCAGCCACAGCCTGAGTTGTGTCCTTGACTTCAGCCAGATTGGctctgccattttcctatggtcTTAGAATGTTGGGTAATTCTGGTTGAAATCAGTCACAAATAGTAATGGTATGTAGACAGTTGAGGACAGAGTCTTCTCTTGGAAGCCTAGATTTACTGCCCATGCCTATCATGACCCCAGAGTTGCTGTTTCAGTCTTCAAAAATGGGTTTATTTACCCTAATCAAAAATTACTTCAAGGCAGTTAATGCTACCAACACAATAATGAAATATTAGCAATCTGGAAAGAGTAAATTTGGAAGtgagcttttgatttttttttaagggtggAAGGCGAGTGCCAGACACACACAGTtgtgggaagaaaagagaaagatgacCTGTATATGACAGactgtgagtatgtatgtgtgtgtgtgtgtgtgtgtgtgtgtgtgtgtgtgagagagagagagagagagagagagagagagagagagagagagagagagagagagagagagagaaaatgagaatggGCACTGTTGGCCCAGGCCTCACACCGAGGGGCCTGGATTCCAGAACAATTCCATCTGATAATTTCTGATTCAAGTTTCAAAATCCTAACtaaatttccaaatatttattggaCTATGGGAAGTTAAAGTGAATTACACACATTTCTGGAAAAAATTATTACAGACATGTCAAACTAAATCATGGGATATGAATGTCATATGGTTGACAACCATTGAAAATGACTGGGAgatcattaaaaatattaaaactcattctcaatattatttcttttagttCAGATGAtacgattttgttgaatatgagatttgaaaattttaatatacAGAAAATACTTAAGGAGTGAATACCTCAAATCCCAAAGCTAAGAAGGGCAATATATAATATGGCAAGTTGGCAAAAAATATTGTGTTTAATTTGAATTTTGCTTAAAACCAACAAGAGTAAAAATTCAGATTCCTGTGCCTATTATTTAGGAGAAGTCTAAATGATATTCAGAACACAATATAATGATGCTCCCTGATTGCtttcttaaactttttattttatggaaaactATACAgtgtgttttttttgttattgctgttagggtttttttgaggcaagatatctctgtgtagccccaacAGTTCTGAAACTTCCTGtgtggaccagcctggccttgaactcacagagagtcacctgcctctgcttaccgagtgctgggattaaagatgtgtgccacaacTTCTGGGCTACAGTGTGTTATTTTAATATTAGCCTGAtgagttttacttttaaataggCTGTGGAGACTTAATGCAATTATAGAatttcttattgaaaatagaattttttctcATAAGAGCAAGGTGGAGTCTAAAGTATCTGTCCTACTTTGTAGCTCTCATTTCCAATTTATATCATTGTGAAGGACATTTGTGATGCAATTGAAGGAATAAAAGTGTGATAGGTATGtcaaatataatgaaaaaaaacccCTGACAATTCTACTGAGTTCTAAATTGTTTCTGCTTTAATTGCAGACTCtggtaaaaattattttcaagttgTAAGGAAGGCAGATGACATCATCATCTTTCACAATGTTAATGTGGACAACAGTGGAAAGGAGACAAATGTGATTTTAGTTGCTGGTGAGTGTGGTGCCTATCATAAGGTTCCTATTGCCGGgataaaacatcataaccaaaagcaagtgggggaggaaagggtttatttaacttacacttccacattgtagcccatcactgaaggaagtcaggacaggaactcaaacagggcaggaacctggaggcaggaactgacagagaggccatgaaggggtgctgcttgcatctcatggtttgctcagcctgctttcttataaaacccaggaccaccggcCCAGGGCACAcaaccacccacaataggctgggctttcctccatccatcactaattaagaaaacatacTACAGAGTttcccacagtgggttgggcccttCCACCTCAACTGTCAATCTGGAAAATGCCCTACAAAGTttcccacagaccagtctgatggaggcattgtcttaattgaggttcccacTTCCCATGTGATCTCAGCTGTGTTAAGTTAACCAAAAAAAATAGCTTGCTTTGTTTGATAAAGCTCTGAAAGGAGGGGCAGGGTAGAGTGGGGGCTGGGTGTTGGGAGTGGGCGTGGGTGAGTGCTGGATACAGATGGTGAGGTGAAGGGTTTGGGTGGTTGTTGATATTTGGTTCATGAACCTGTTCACCTGATTTAACTGTTCATTTCAATAATAATCAACAATTCCCAGGTATGGATTCTAGAatctacacacaaataaaatggaaagtcAGACCATGCAGACATTTAGTTCACAGGTTCCTACCATCAGGATTCCATACAGCCCCTTTTGAAAAAACATTATGCTGATGTGGAAAGCATGAATAAATGTAATCATAAacgtaataataataataaaaataataacataaataaatacttagTCTTCAAGGTGGGGAAGGTCATTGTTACTCACATTTTGATTCCATTAGATGTGTTCTTTTCACTTTAGAAATCTTAGGCTGAGCAGAATTGGGATGAGGGAGGGTCCAGAAGGTAGGATGTTTCCATGGGTCAGTACCAAGTGACTCATTTTAACTGGGGGCTGCTCTGAGTTACCCAGTATCTTAAGGGACACTTGGTTTTCTGTTCCATGCAATGTAGGGAAAGAAGACAGTCtgaacaaagcacagaaacaggAGCTTAAGGAGCTGGCCAACAAATTCAATATTCCAAATGAGAATATCCAGCGCTTGGAGCCCACAGGTAACACCATTGTGCTTCACACAGCACATAAATGCATCTGAAAATATTCAGAACAATCATTGATTCAcacttttaaatttcaaaatcacTGGGAATATTAAAGGAATCtaataatgttttttatttgtgcttattttctccctttctcaaaacaatctTTCATAGACACTTGTCATCAATAAAGACCCTGTATGGGTAAGTACAAACAGGGCAGAAGAGCTTGCTCACTGTTTAATCTGATAGAATTCATCCTTTAGTCTATTAGTTATATatttaatagaaaatatatatatatacttaaatgTGGCAAAGCTATGATTGACATTGCCATTAGTCTTCATAGCAAGACAAAAAGCAACTCTTCCCTAAAGCAAAGTGTAGATTTCTTTTATCTTGATGTAAAAGAATTTTGTGAAATTCTCAATTGCTAAAAATGAGTAATATTTGTGGAATTCAAGAGTGTATCTTGTGTTTGGAAATACTGTAAATGTAGATGAACTTTCTAGAAATCTCCTGAGACACAACCTTGCACATTCTTTCCTTTTGTGGTAGATAATCAATATTTACATAGAAAACTGTCTATCTAAAGCCCAGTACAAGGCTATGGAAGTCAGTAAGGACAAACATAAGCCTAACCCTGTgacatttgtcatttttatcaAACCTTCCACTATAGTCCTCATCcattaaatttttgtttcatttgcaaTCTCAGAAAGTTCATCAGTCCCATCAGCTCATGAACaacttattgttttgtttgtttgttttgctttttgcttttgaagCTTCACAGATGACAGCAAGATCAGGAATATTTCCCACATCACTTTTTCCGTGAAAACAGAATCATGACAATGAAGATAACTcacctttcattttttcttttcatcttaccTATGAAGCCAGAATCTCTGAAGCAAGAATCTCTGCTTCATGGATTTTCTTCCCATCCTCCTACCACAGTACTTACTCTTCCACTGATTAAATAAATTGATTTCTCATGCATACATTTCTGTCTTCAATCAGCATGATATAATaataaccaacaaacaaaaatatgcacTCCACTCTAactattaaaaaatattctagttTGGGATGACTAGTTCAGAGAAGTAATTGCCAttgcaaaagacctgggttcagttcctatcaACCACATGGAAGtgcacaaacatctgtaactccagctccagggaaatctgcaccctcttctggactccacaggtactgcatccAACTGGTTCATATACTCATAAACagacacaaatattaaaaaaaaatcttttaaaaaatgtgattaaCCAGGCAAGGTGGTGCATGCTGTTAATTCCagggcttgggaagcagaggaaggtgtatttctgtgagttcaaggccatcatggtCTATATATTGACATAtataggacagccaggctacatagtgagaccttgtctcaaaacaagtcaaaatgtaaatcaataaaaataagataaaactgaACTTGTCAATAATAgaacaagaaataatttttattgagaACAAGTACATAATTCATTGATGTGTCTTAATTAGATGGGAAAATATTATCCACAACGTCATAAACATGATATTCAGGACATAATGTAAACTTTCTATGATATGTCTTTCAGTACATGAGGCTTGATAGCCAGGatgtcctaagagccagaggggggCACTCTTAGGAATTGAGCTGAATGTCTCtctgatgtttaaaaaaagatgaaagaacattttaaaacatctgCCAAAAGTGTTATTTTTTCAGGGATATAAAGTGGAACATCAGCACCCAAAGGCATATTCTATTCTTTTGGCAGAGAGGTACAGCATTCCCTTAATGGGGGGACCTTAAAACTACTGTACCATGAACATTATGGTAGTGTTAGATATCTGAGTTTTGTCTCAGATTTAGAAAACAATAGAGAAATAAGGTGAAAGATAAAAACATAGAGGCAAGAGCTTCCACATAGATACTCACCCATGCCCATTCTCATGCTACACTTTACAGGAGGGTCTGTCCTTcctttttacaagaaaaacactattcTATTGTCTATCGTGCAGGAAGATActttgcaggctaccaaaagagaaacataaacaccaacacagccacaaaccTTTTGAGctacaatctatcctgcctgcaaaatatgctagggcaatggtggcatagaaCTTGTGTGAGTAACCAAttgatgtctgatttgacttaagacccactccatgagagggaaacaatacccaacactgcttgggtgtcCTAGAACCAGAGATTAGATAGCTCAGAAACATTGAGTAAAATCAAATACTCTTGGTTTTAGAAAGAAGcaatgataaaatgactcctaatgatttcTGCTTTACTCATAGTTCattgccttattcagccatcatcagagagactaACTCAGGCAGCACATGAGAACATATACAGAGACCTACATCTAGACattacaaagagagagagactttggaacacacaACTCTAAACGGGATGTCTTCATCGAATCTTGGGGAGGCAGAAGGGATGGAGGCCACCAGAAGAATGAGTCTCTCTAATCAACTGACCAATTGCATATGAATTTACAGAGACTGATGCaccaagcacagggcctacacaggtctgcaccagttcctctgcatatatattatagctttctgTGTAGTAAttctatgggattcctgagtgtgtgaacgagtGGATTTTGTaatcttgtgccttctcttggggctcttttccctctcttggtttaccttgtccaacttcaatgtattttttttattatattttatttttagttttgttgttaaaaaaggaggaaagaaaaagaaatcatgctatacctttaaaaaatgaaaacataaataatacaaacaaGGAATAGGTCATTGAATTTCATCaatgttttaaatgatttttcatcattatttttctAAACTGTGTATTGGAATCAAGACTCTATGAACTGCTTTGATATCAGCTTACTTTATACAAAAAAGCAGTGTTATTACCATTTTTATagacatttataattttttagagGAATtttgtatttcctcttcagtttcaCACATTTCTTCAGTgggattttttcccctttctgcaTTTGATGGGGGAGAGTTAGAAGAGATACCGGTTGGAATCCTGCATGGAGTATCTGTTAATCAGTTTGCTGTCAGTTCATAAAAACCAACAATCTCTTTTTACTCTCCCCATCAAAATAATGATATCCCCAGAAAAGTCACCTGAAAACAAGGTGAGACTATGTGTGAAGCTGGTGAACACCGTGTGAACACTGTGATATGAATTAATTTTTGAGTTCAAATAATAAtgcaaacactcaaacacaacTTCCTATGCCCTATTTTCATGTTCAAAGGTGTATCTAAAATCCATTAATGATTTGGTAatgtttatctgtttatctcaGGTAGTATATCTTCCAATTTTACCTGTTACTGAGTTGTAGAATCCACTCAGTGATGATCTTCTGCAAAAATCAAAATAGGAAGTATATGTAGTCTGAATGGTTCACATAGCACATAACTTCATCCATGTTTCCTTATGAGCAACAAAACAGAAGTCCAAATCTTTCCCCTTTTGTTTGTCAGAATACATTTCTATCACAATATATCTAAGATAT encodes:
- the LOC131899762 gene encoding odorant-binding protein-like, whose amino-acid sequence is MVKFLLLALVLGLSCAHHNNPDITPSEVDGNWRTLYIGADNVKKVLTGGPLRAYFQHMECSDECQTLTITFKVKVEGECQTHTVVGRKEKDDLYMTDYSGKNYFQVVRKADDIIIFHNVNVDNSGKETNVILVAGKEDSLNKAQKQELKELANKFNIPNENIQRLEPTGLFLDIPLLPCVMETLKLWIFGSGSFFTCSSRS